A region from the Citrobacter koseri ATCC BAA-895 genome encodes:
- a CDS encoding winged helix-turn-helix domain-containing protein, with protein sequence MNKRYYSVNNWLVDIPSGSILHLTTGERKRLGEYQLKLLETLMQDAGKIFTREELTTLVWERRVIGNNSLPNAIHALRTALEDDGKKQKIIKTIPKKGYLLEPDYCCFIEKEESEVRDPEENHLPLEENAPSDLAGEYEVVDETSLPVAEQANDIVRVTPPATTRPVKKSIHWTTVFLLLALTAIGSILFTGWYMKLKGHEHLVAQEIQPNVYSNINLYSIGTSSEPSYDANNLYTKLKDTFYTINQQIKMQSVRMSVYFSITNSSLNYTFALTSQCDKKQLAMTIYHWRIDPTRLNNLIMRETRRKLNEMATCKES encoded by the coding sequence ATGAATAAACGCTATTACTCCGTTAATAACTGGCTGGTTGATATCCCCTCGGGATCTATTCTCCATTTAACAACAGGGGAACGTAAACGTCTGGGAGAATATCAACTCAAGCTCCTTGAAACGCTCATGCAAGATGCGGGAAAGATCTTTACGCGTGAAGAACTCACCACGCTGGTCTGGGAACGCCGCGTCATCGGTAATAACAGTCTGCCCAATGCCATCCACGCGCTGCGTACGGCACTGGAAGACGACGGCAAAAAGCAAAAAATCATCAAAACCATCCCTAAAAAAGGGTATTTGCTTGAGCCTGATTATTGCTGCTTTATCGAAAAAGAAGAGAGCGAGGTTCGCGATCCCGAAGAAAATCATCTTCCGCTGGAAGAAAACGCCCCCTCCGATTTAGCCGGGGAATATGAGGTTGTCGACGAGACGTCACTTCCTGTCGCGGAACAAGCGAACGATATCGTCCGCGTCACGCCGCCTGCAACGACCAGGCCAGTGAAAAAATCCATCCACTGGACCACCGTGTTTTTACTGCTCGCGCTGACGGCGATCGGCAGCATACTCTTTACCGGCTGGTACATGAAACTGAAAGGTCATGAGCATCTGGTCGCCCAGGAGATACAGCCTAACGTTTACAGCAACATCAACCTGTATTCCATTGGGACGAGCAGCGAGCCGTCTTATGACGCCAATAACTTGTACACCAAGCTGAAAGACACTTTTTATACCATTAATCAGCAGATCAAAATGCAGTCAGTCAGGATGAGCGTCTACTTTAGCATCACCAATTCATCGCTGAACTACACGTTCGCCCTTACCAGCCAGTGCGACAAAAAGCAGTTAGCGATGACGATTTATCACTGGCGTATCGATCCGACACGGCTGAACAACCTGATTATGCGTGAAACCCGGAGAAAACTGAATGAAATGGCAACATGCAAAGAAAGTTAA